Proteins found in one Zea mays cultivar B73 chromosome 1, Zm-B73-REFERENCE-NAM-5.0, whole genome shotgun sequence genomic segment:
- the LOC109943573 gene encoding uncharacterized protein, whose amino-acid sequence MGAAAIRLAPPVPSPPPPSSLCLSLREAIARATLDLPSSAHALDWLADIVAQGKEALSQGGDSNPSTASGADLLYPADGVAVGGPVGVADVFRGCQNICKLWVVVLSLMSPLLDSVH is encoded by the exons ATGGGGGCCGCAG CGATACGATTAGCTCCTCCCGTCCCCTCGCCTCCCCCGCCCTCCTCCCTCTGCCTCTCGCTCCGCGAGGCCATCGCCCGGGCCACGTTGGACCTGCCGTCCTCCGCGCACGCGCTAGACTGGCTCGCCGACATCGTCGCGCAGGGCAAGGAGGCGCTCTCTCAGGGCGGCGACTCCAACCCCAGCACCGCCTCTGGGGCCGACCTCCTGTACCCCGCTGACGGTGTCGCTGTAGGAGGCCCTGTGGGGGTGGCGGATGTCTTCAGAGGATGCCAAAATATTTGCAAGTTGTGGGTTGTGGTGTTGTCACTAATGTCACCTCTACTTGATTCTGTTCATTAG